The proteins below come from a single Streptomyces spongiicola genomic window:
- the acs gene encoding acetate--CoA ligase yields MSNESLANLLKEERRFAPPAELAAHANVTAEAYERAAADRLGFWAEQARRLTWAEEPTEILDWSNPPFAKWFADGRLNVAYNCVDRHVEAGHGDRVAIHFEGEPGDTRSLTYAELKDEVSRAANALTELGVRTGDRVAIYLPMIPEAAVAMLACARIGAAHSVVFGGFSAEAVASRIQDADAKLVITADGGHRRGKPSALKPAIDEAVARCPQVEHVLVVRRTGQDTAMAEGRDVWWHDAVDRQPAEHTPEAFGAEHPLFILYTSGTTGKPKGILHTSGGYLTQAAYTHHAVFDLKPETDVYWCTADIGWVTGHSYIVYGPLANGATQVMYEGTPETPHQGRFWEIVQKYGVTILYTAPTAIRTFMKWGDDIPAKSDLSSLRVLGSVGEPINPEAWIWYREHIGGGTTPVVDTWWQTETGAMMISPLPGATETKPGSAQRALPGIAATVVDDDGREVPDGGGGYLVLTEPWPSMLRTIWGDDQRFVDTYWSRFEGRYFAGDGAKKDDDGDIWLLGRVDDVMLVSGHNISTTEVESALVSHPKVAEAAVVGAADETTGQAIVAFVILRGTAHEDENLVAELRNHVGATLGPIAKPKRVLPVAELPKTRSGKIMRRLLRDVAENRRLGDVTTLTDSSVMDLIQSKLPTAASED; encoded by the coding sequence GTGAGCAACGAGAGCCTGGCCAACCTCTTGAAGGAAGAGCGGCGGTTCGCCCCGCCGGCCGAGCTGGCCGCGCACGCCAACGTGACGGCGGAGGCGTACGAGCGGGCCGCGGCGGACAGGCTCGGCTTCTGGGCCGAGCAGGCGCGGCGGCTCACCTGGGCCGAGGAGCCGACCGAGATCCTGGACTGGTCGAACCCTCCCTTCGCCAAGTGGTTCGCCGACGGCAGGCTCAACGTCGCGTACAACTGTGTGGACCGCCATGTCGAGGCCGGGCACGGGGACCGCGTCGCCATCCACTTCGAGGGTGAACCGGGCGACACCCGTTCCCTCACCTACGCCGAACTCAAGGACGAGGTCTCCCGGGCCGCCAACGCACTGACGGAGCTGGGTGTGCGCACGGGCGACCGGGTGGCGATCTACCTGCCCATGATTCCCGAGGCCGCAGTGGCGATGCTGGCCTGCGCCCGGATCGGTGCCGCGCACTCGGTGGTCTTCGGAGGGTTCTCGGCAGAGGCCGTGGCCTCCCGCATCCAGGACGCCGACGCCAAACTGGTGATCACCGCCGACGGCGGCCACCGCCGCGGCAAGCCCAGCGCGCTCAAGCCCGCCATCGACGAGGCCGTCGCCAGGTGCCCTCAGGTCGAACACGTGCTGGTGGTCCGCCGCACCGGCCAGGACACCGCGATGGCCGAAGGCCGCGACGTGTGGTGGCACGACGCCGTCGATCGTCAGCCGGCCGAGCACACCCCCGAGGCGTTCGGCGCCGAGCACCCGCTCTTCATCCTCTACACCTCCGGCACGACCGGTAAGCCCAAGGGGATCCTGCACACCTCCGGCGGCTACCTCACCCAGGCGGCCTACACCCACCACGCCGTCTTCGACCTCAAGCCGGAGACCGACGTCTACTGGTGCACGGCGGACATCGGCTGGGTGACGGGCCACTCGTACATCGTGTACGGTCCGCTCGCCAACGGTGCGACGCAGGTGATGTACGAGGGCACACCCGAAACCCCGCACCAGGGCCGCTTCTGGGAGATCGTCCAGAAGTACGGAGTGACGATCCTCTACACGGCACCGACGGCGATCCGCACGTTCATGAAGTGGGGCGACGACATCCCCGCCAAGTCCGACCTGTCGAGCCTGCGCGTCCTCGGCTCGGTCGGCGAGCCGATCAACCCCGAGGCCTGGATCTGGTACCGGGAGCACATCGGCGGCGGCACCACCCCCGTCGTGGACACCTGGTGGCAGACCGAGACCGGCGCCATGATGATCTCGCCGCTCCCCGGCGCCACCGAGACCAAGCCCGGCTCGGCCCAGCGCGCCCTTCCCGGCATCGCCGCGACGGTCGTCGACGACGACGGCCGCGAGGTGCCCGACGGCGGCGGTGGCTATCTCGTCCTCACCGAGCCGTGGCCCTCGATGCTGCGCACCATCTGGGGCGACGACCAGCGCTTCGTCGACACCTACTGGTCGCGCTTCGAGGGCCGGTACTTCGCGGGCGACGGCGCGAAGAAGGACGACGACGGCGACATCTGGCTGCTGGGCCGTGTCGACGACGTGATGCTGGTGTCCGGCCACAACATCTCGACGACCGAGGTCGAGTCCGCCCTGGTCTCCCACCCCAAGGTCGCCGAGGCGGCCGTCGTCGGCGCGGCCGACGAGACGACCGGGCAGGCCATCGTGGCGTTCGTGATCCTGCGCGGTACGGCGCACGAGGACGAGAACCTCGTCGCCGAACTCCGCAACCACGTCGGGGCGACACTGGGGCCGATCGCGAAGCCCAAGCGGGTCCTGCCGGTGGCCGAGCTGCCCAAGACCCGCTCCGGCAAGATCATGCGCCGGCTGCTGCGGGACGTGGCGGAGAACCGCCGCCTCGGTGACGTCACGACCCTCACGGACTCCTCGGTGATGGACCTCATCCAGTCCAAACTGCCGACGGCGGCCTCGGAGGACTGA
- a CDS encoding polysaccharide deacetylase family protein, whose amino-acid sequence MLPAARRAVLGAVAIALATGLAACTGGDGGAGLSGALGDQLGRIGDGSTSYTGTQPGLVGPDRLKPGQKPPQFVVFSWDGAGEDRARLFARFREVGKKQGITMTYFLSGVYLLPEDKAELYDPPRHKRGRSDIGFNDTEGIKATVRELRAAWLDGNEIGTHFNGHFCGPVGGGATWSPDEWRSELDQARSFVKNWRTNAGLPRERSLPFDYDRELIGARTPCLEGRDNFLAIAARQGFRYDSSGISEQIWPDRKHGVWDLSLQMVPVPGRAFETLSTDYNFMINQSGTAKGAPSMHTLWGNQMRDGLIQGFNRAYQGNRAPLIIGNHFESWNGGTYMRAVEQAIGYICVQRDVRCVSFRRLVDWLDAQDPEVLKRLRTLPVGRAPDSGWKDFLTTSSPGSDKPGGSPAAGTAPRPGAGAAEPGTGRAAGAAGAAPAA is encoded by the coding sequence ATGCTGCCCGCCGCACGGAGGGCCGTCCTCGGCGCCGTGGCCATCGCGCTCGCCACGGGCCTGGCCGCATGCACCGGAGGCGACGGAGGGGCGGGACTCTCCGGTGCCCTGGGCGACCAGCTGGGCCGGATCGGGGACGGCTCGACCTCGTACACCGGGACCCAGCCGGGCCTCGTGGGCCCGGATCGGCTGAAGCCGGGTCAGAAGCCGCCGCAGTTCGTGGTCTTCTCCTGGGACGGGGCGGGAGAGGACCGCGCCAGGCTCTTCGCCCGCTTCCGGGAAGTGGGGAAGAAGCAGGGCATCACCATGACCTACTTCCTCAGCGGTGTGTATCTCCTCCCCGAGGACAAGGCCGAACTGTACGACCCGCCCCGGCACAAGCGGGGGCGCTCCGACATCGGCTTCAACGACACCGAGGGCATCAAGGCCACCGTCCGCGAACTGCGCGCCGCCTGGCTGGACGGGAACGAGATCGGCACCCACTTCAACGGCCACTTCTGCGGGCCGGTGGGCGGGGGTGCCACCTGGTCGCCCGACGAGTGGAGGAGCGAGCTCGACCAGGCAAGGTCGTTCGTGAAGAACTGGCGGACCAACGCGGGCCTGCCGCGTGAGCGCTCGCTGCCGTTCGACTACGACCGGGAACTCATCGGTGCCCGCACGCCCTGTCTCGAAGGGCGTGACAACTTCCTCGCGATCGCGGCGCGGCAGGGCTTCCGCTACGACAGCAGCGGCATCAGCGAGCAGATCTGGCCGGACCGGAAGCACGGCGTGTGGGACCTCTCCCTGCAGATGGTCCCCGTGCCCGGCCGCGCCTTCGAGACGCTGTCCACCGACTACAACTTCATGATCAACCAGTCCGGTACCGCCAAGGGCGCCCCCAGCATGCACACCCTCTGGGGAAACCAGATGCGCGACGGACTGATCCAGGGCTTCAACCGCGCCTACCAGGGCAATCGCGCGCCGCTCATCATCGGCAACCACTTCGAGTCGTGGAACGGCGGCACCTATATGCGCGCGGTCGAGCAGGCCATCGGCTACATCTGCGTGCAGCGTGACGTGCGGTGTGTGTCGTTCCGCCGGCTCGTCGACTGGCTGGACGCGCAGGATCCCGAGGTGCTGAAGCGACTGCGCACGCTGCCGGTCGGCCGGGCGCCGGACAGTGGCTGGAAGGACTTTCTGACCACGTCCTCCCCTGGATCCGACAAGCCCGGCGGCAGTCCGGCGGCCGGTACGGCTCCCCGTCCGGGGGCGGGGGCGGCCGAACCCGGTACGGGCAGGGCGGCCGGTGCGGCAGGGGCGGCACCGGCGGCGTAG
- a CDS encoding ATP-binding protein has product MKIAFVGKGGSGKTTLSSLFIRHLAAQQARVVAVDADINQHLGAALGLDEHEAGRLPAMGAHLALIKEYLRGTNPRITSAEKMIKTTPPGRGSRLLRVVEDNPVFDACARTVLLDDGRIRLMATGPFTESDLGVACYHSKVGAVELCLNHLVDGPDEYVVVDMTAGSDSFASGMFTRFDMTFLVAEPTRKGVSVYRQYRDYARDFGVALRVVGNKIQGPDDLGFLREEVGDDLLVTVGHSDWVRSMEKGRPPRFAELEEPNHAALRTLRQAADASYARRDWVRYTRQMVHFHLKNAESWGNAKTGSDLAAQVDPGFVLGEQAAQVSAPQPA; this is encoded by the coding sequence ATGAAGATCGCTTTCGTGGGAAAGGGCGGTAGCGGCAAGACGACGCTGTCCTCGCTCTTCATCCGCCACCTCGCCGCCCAGCAGGCCCGTGTCGTCGCGGTGGACGCCGACATCAACCAGCACCTCGGCGCCGCGCTCGGACTCGACGAACACGAGGCCGGAAGGCTGCCCGCGATGGGCGCCCACCTGGCGCTGATCAAGGAGTACCTGCGCGGCACCAATCCGCGGATCACGTCCGCGGAGAAGATGATCAAGACGACGCCGCCCGGAAGGGGATCACGGCTGCTGCGCGTCGTTGAGGACAACCCGGTCTTCGACGCCTGTGCCCGGACGGTGCTGCTCGACGACGGGCGGATCAGGTTGATGGCGACCGGCCCGTTCACCGAGTCGGACCTCGGCGTCGCCTGCTACCACTCCAAGGTCGGAGCGGTGGAGCTGTGCCTCAACCACCTCGTCGACGGCCCGGACGAGTATGTCGTGGTCGACATGACGGCGGGCTCCGACTCCTTCGCCTCCGGCATGTTCACCCGCTTCGACATGACGTTCCTCGTGGCCGAGCCCACCCGCAAGGGCGTCTCGGTGTACCGCCAGTACCGGGACTACGCACGGGACTTCGGCGTTGCGCTCAGGGTCGTCGGGAACAAGATCCAGGGTCCGGACGACCTCGGGTTCCTGCGCGAGGAGGTGGGTGACGACCTTCTCGTGACCGTCGGGCACTCGGACTGGGTGCGGTCGATGGAGAAGGGCCGTCCGCCGCGCTTCGCGGAACTGGAGGAACCCAACCACGCAGCGCTTCGCACGCTGCGGCAGGCGGCCGACGCCTCCTACGCGCGGCGCGACTGGGTGCGGTACACCCGGCAGATGGTGCACTTCCACCTGAAGAACGCGGAGAGCTGGGGCAATGCGAAGACGGGGAGCGACCTGGCCGCCCAGGTCGACCCCGGCTTCGTGCTCGGGGAGCAGGCGGCGCAGGTCAGCGCGCCGCAACCGGCCTGA
- a CDS encoding Fic family protein: MSTNPSDPLAALGDLPGASDAVDSVRKAVDRVYGHRVMRRRSTEVTSEAALRGARASAALSGADWALEEVRRRTDFGSGAEARTVGAALRLTAEAGQLLSVWRQSPLRVLARLHLVAEGGAAPADTVGRPRLAGEQVDEPLIDAPLPDAGEVAGRLEGLSRLVIAGSSAPALVMAAVVHGELLALRPFSSANGLVARAAERVVLVGSGLDPKSICPAEVGHAELGRAAYLKAFEGYLSGTPEGLSAWIAHCGHAVELGVRESTAVCEALQRGAA; the protein is encoded by the coding sequence ATGAGTACGAACCCCTCTGACCCCCTGGCCGCACTGGGCGATCTTCCCGGGGCCTCGGATGCCGTGGACTCCGTGCGCAAGGCCGTGGACCGCGTCTACGGGCACCGCGTCATGCGGCGCCGCAGCACCGAGGTCACCTCGGAGGCAGCGCTCCGCGGAGCCCGGGCGTCTGCCGCGCTCTCGGGCGCGGACTGGGCGCTGGAGGAGGTGCGCCGGCGTACGGACTTCGGCAGCGGGGCAGAGGCCCGTACGGTGGGGGCCGCCCTCCGGCTGACCGCCGAGGCGGGCCAGCTGCTGTCCGTCTGGAGGCAGTCCCCGCTGCGTGTACTGGCCCGGCTGCATCTGGTCGCGGAAGGCGGAGCCGCCCCCGCGGACACGGTCGGCAGGCCGCGGCTGGCCGGAGAGCAGGTCGACGAGCCGCTGATCGACGCTCCGCTTCCGGACGCGGGGGAGGTCGCCGGGCGGCTCGAGGGGCTCTCGCGCCTGGTCATCGCGGGGAGTTCGGCCCCTGCGCTGGTGATGGCCGCCGTGGTGCACGGCGAACTGCTCGCCCTGCGCCCGTTCTCCTCGGCCAACGGCCTGGTCGCCAGGGCGGCGGAGCGCGTTGTTCTCGTCGGCAGCGGACTGGACCCCAAGTCGATCTGCCCCGCGGAGGTCGGCCACGCGGAACTCGGCCGCGCGGCGTACCTCAAGGCGTTCGAGGGCTATCTGTCCGGGACCCCGGAGGGGTTGAGCGCCTGGATCGCCCACTGCGGCCACGCTGTGGAACTCGGTGTCCGGGAGTCGACGGCCGTGTGCGAAGCGCTTCAGCGCGGAGCGGCGTGA
- a CDS encoding HAD family hydrolase, with protein MLCVVENHSLPRTAAFFDLDKTVIAKSSALTFSKSFYHGGLINRRAVLRTAYTQFVFLSGGADHDQMERMRKYLSSLCKGWNVEQVKEIVAETLHDLIDPIIYDEAASLIEDHHTAGRDVVIVSSSGAEVVEPIGELLGADRVVATRLVVGEDGCFTGEVEYYAYGPTKAEAVKELASSEGYDLGRCYAYSDSVTDLPMLEAVGHPYAVNPDRALRREASSRGWPVLVFNRPVRLKQRIPGFAMPPRPTLLAAAAVGAAAVAAGLVWYAGRRRGTAACARL; from the coding sequence ATGCTCTGCGTCGTGGAAAACCACTCCTTGCCGCGCACAGCAGCCTTCTTTGACCTGGACAAGACGGTCATCGCGAAGTCATCGGCGCTGACCTTCAGCAAGTCCTTCTACCACGGAGGGCTGATCAACCGCCGCGCCGTGCTCAGGACGGCCTACACCCAGTTCGTCTTTCTCTCGGGCGGTGCCGACCACGACCAGATGGAGCGAATGCGGAAGTACTTGTCCTCGCTCTGCAAGGGCTGGAACGTGGAGCAGGTGAAGGAGATCGTCGCCGAGACCCTGCACGATCTCATCGACCCGATCATCTACGACGAGGCCGCCTCACTGATCGAGGACCATCACACCGCCGGCCGCGACGTCGTCATCGTCTCCAGTTCGGGCGCCGAGGTCGTCGAGCCGATCGGCGAGCTCCTGGGAGCCGATCGTGTGGTGGCGACGCGGCTGGTGGTCGGCGAGGACGGCTGCTTCACCGGCGAGGTGGAGTACTACGCGTACGGCCCCACCAAGGCCGAAGCCGTGAAGGAGCTGGCCTCGTCCGAGGGGTACGACCTCGGGCGCTGCTACGCCTACAGCGACTCCGTCACCGACCTCCCGATGCTGGAAGCCGTGGGTCATCCGTACGCGGTCAACCCCGACCGGGCGCTGCGCCGTGAGGCGTCCTCACGCGGCTGGCCGGTGCTCGTGTTCAACCGGCCGGTGCGGCTGAAGCAGCGGATCCCCGGGTTCGCGATGCCCCCGCGCCCCACACTCCTCGCGGCCGCGGCGGTGGGAGCGGCCGCCGTCGCCGCCGGGCTCGTCTGGTACGCCGGCCGGCGTCGCGGCACTGCCGCCTGTGCCCGCCTTTGA